In the genome of Streptomyces sp. P3, the window CTTCCGCCATCACGCGTCAGCCGGCACTCGCGATGATCCGCCGATTCCGTCGGCGGACGTCGCACGAGACCGATACCAACGGGATCCTCAACGCGCTCACTCGACCGGCCCCTGAGTCGATACCCACCAGCCCGCGACCTGGGTGCGGGTTCCGAAGCCGAGCTTCGCTCGGATGTTCCCCACGTGGAAGTCGACCGTGCGCGGCGAGAGGAACAGCCTGGTGGCGATCTGCCGGTTGCTCATGCCCTTGGCCACCAACGCGGCGATCTCCCGTTCCCGGCGCGTCAAGGGGTTGGGAGCGGGGGCCGGCACAGTCGACCCGCCCTCGGCGCCCAGGGCGTGGTCGATGGCCTGACGGGGACTGTCATAACCGCCGCCGACCGCGAGTGCCCCCTCGTACGCCTCGGGGCCCAGAGCGTGCACGATCGACTGTTTGCACCGGGTGTGGTCCTCGTCCAGCGGCGGGCCGAACGCGGAAAGGTCCGCACCCACTTCGCGCCACAGCCTGCGGGCGGAGCCGAGGAGCAGGCCCGCACGCTTGTGCTCCCCGTAGGAAGCGGTGATCCAGGCGAGTGTCTCCATCATCAGCGCGGCGCTGAGCGGCTCGTTGAAGCCCCGCTCGATCTCCAGCGCGGCCCGGACCAGCGCCAGGGCCTCAGCGCGGTCACCCTGTCTCCAGGCGTAACGGCTCAGTGTCCACATCGCATGGGCGCGTGCCCACTGCTCGCCGTGCGCCTCCGAGAAGGCGACCACCTGTCGGGCGGTCTCCGCCCCCGCCGGATTCCCCAGCTCCATCCGCACCGCGGCCAACTGGAACAATGCGAAGACCGCCGAGGCCTCTCCCTCGGCTGCCGTGTGCGCCTCGACCGCGCGCTCGAGCAACGGCACGGCCTCCGCCAACCGCCCCTGGAACGCCGTCAGTGAGCCGCGAAAGCCCACGACATGCGCACATACCACTCGATCGTCCTGCTCCTCGCCCAGTTCCCCGGCCTCGGCCAGCCACCGGTCGGCCGCCCCATGATCACCCTGCAGCAGCGCCACCCAGGATGCGGCGCACAGCGCCCAGGCGCGAGCCGGGGTGGGGTCGGGCGCGGCGGCGAGCGCCCGGTCGAGCTGCCGCCGCCCCTCGGCGAGGAAACCACCGGCGCACCAGTGGAAACGCAGTGCCGCCGCCAGCGCGAGCGTAGCCTGCGGGTCGTCGTCGTGGGCCAGCGCGGCCAGCAGGTTGGCGTGCTCGACACGCAGGCCGACCAGGGCCTTCTCCTGGCCGGGACCGTACCAGCCGTCGGCGACACGAGTGGCGAGGGCGAGGTAGAAGTCACGGTGCCGCAACAGCAGGCGCTCTTCCTCACCCGACTCGGCGAGCCGCTCCCCACCGTACTCGCGGACGCTCTCCAAAAGCCGGTAACGGGGCACGTCCTCGGCTTCCGTGGGCAGGACGACGGACTGGGCGACCAGCCGGTCCAGGAGGTCCAGCACCTCCCGTACGGGGATGCCCTCTCCGGCGCAGATGCCTTCGACCGCGTCCAGATCGAAGCCGCCGACGAAGACCGACAGACGGTTCCACAACAGCCGCTCGGCCGGCGAGCACAGCTCGTAGCTCCACTCCATCGCCGCGCGCAGCGAGCGCTGCCGAGGGCGGGCGGTTCGACTGCCGCCAGTGAGCAGCGCGAAGCGATCCCCCAGCCGGTCCACGGCCTGTTCGACGGTGAGCGTACGCAGCCGGGACGCGGTCAACTCGATGGCCAGCGGCAAGCCGTCCAGATCGGCACACAGCCGGGTGACCGTGTCCCAGTTGGCGTCGGTGATCCGGAAGTCCGCTCGTACGGCGCAGGCGCGGTCCCGCAGGAGTTCGACCGCTTCGTCCGGCACTTTCAGGGGCAGCACGGCGAACACGTTCTCGCCGGCGATGCCGAGCGTCTCGCGGCTCGTCGCCAGGACGCGCAGTTCGGCGCAGGCCGACAACAAAGTGTCCGTCAGCTCGGCGGCTGCCTCGACCAGATGCTCGCAGTTGTCCAGCACGATCAGTGCCCGGCGTCCGGTCAGCTGCTCCGCAAGCTGGTCGAGGGCCGGCCTGGCACCCAGGTCCGTGATCCCTGTCGCGGCGGCGGCCGTGCCCGCCACCGCCGAGGGGTCCCGCACCGGCGCCAGGTCCACCAGCCACGTCCCGTCGGGAAAGGCAGTCTTGGCCGCGGCGGCCGCTTCCAGCGCCAGCCGCGTCTTGCCCACGCCGCCCATCCCGGTGAGCGTCACCAGCCGCACCGAGCCGAGCATCCGGCAGACCTCGGCGATGTCGTGACGCCTGCCCACGAATGTGGTGAACGCCTCAGGCAGGTTGCCTGGAGACCCCGGGACGGTCACATCATCCGCCTCCCGCCAGCTGACCGGGCCCGAACGGCTTGGCGGCCGGTGTCCTGGACCTGCCTCGCAGTCTCGGTGAGTCGGTCAGGGCGGCGGGCGGCGAGGACGACGTCGGCGCCCGCCTCTGCGAGCGCCCGGGCGAATCCGGCGCCGAGGCCGGAACTCGCCCCGGTGACGACGGCGACCTTGCCGTCGAGCCGGAAGAGATCGATAACGTTGGTCATCGCGGCTCCAGGTGGGTCAGAGCACGGAGTCCGGCGGCGGTGAGCGGCGCGACGGCGTGGCCGCCGAACTCCGTGCCGACGTGCGGTGCGAAGACACCCGCATCCTTGGCGGCCCGCTGGAGCCCGATCCGGACGTTCTCGGTCCGCGCGACGCCACGGTGCTGTTCCTCGGCCGGGATCACCATGTTGCGGACGAAGTCGGCGGTGCGGCGCGCGAGGTCCGCGGCGACGGGATCCTGGGTGAGGCCGACTGCCATGGCGACTCCCAGTCTTGGCTAATGAGTATTAGCCAAGACTCTAAGAGGTCGCTTGGTGACATGCACCATGGTGCATGTCACAGTCGCTGACCGAGTCGGCTATCGTTTGTTAGTCCTGAAAGTGGAGGTGAGGGTGAGTCGAGCCGACGACATCCGTGCCGCGGCGCGGCCATCGCCAGCAGCGAAGGCTCTGTGGCACGCCTTCGCCGCGCCACAGAGGCGCACGTTCGCTACCACGCCCGACACCGGCTCGATGCCTTCGTCGGAAACCGTGAGATCCGCTCTCTCGTCGAGCCGCACCACAGCCGCGTACTGGCCCTGCGCGCCGAGTATGAAGCCGGAGTACGGCGACTTCGCCCTCCGCCTCGCGGGCGCAAGCCCTGAAAGCTAGAGCTCCAGTTGTACGGCCCTCTGATGAAATGCCCACTGTGTTGCACCAACGAAGAACCATCAGAAGGGCCCTGGAAGCTCGACGCGCCGCGGCCACCCGGTCCGACGCCGGTCGCTGGCGATGACCAGCTCCGCATGTGCTCGATGAACTGCGACGCAGTCGGCTCACTTTCGGGAACCCGATCCGCGTCCTGGATGCAGGCAATCGTGTCGGCGAGTACGGGGGACCGTTGTCCGGGTCGGAGAAGGCCGGTGG includes:
- a CDS encoding LuxR C-terminal-related transcriptional regulator, giving the protein MGRRHDIAEVCRMLGSVRLVTLTGMGGVGKTRLALEAAAAAKTAFPDGTWLVDLAPVRDPSAVAGTAAAATGITDLGARPALDQLAEQLTGRRALIVLDNCEHLVEAAAELTDTLLSACAELRVLATSRETLGIAGENVFAVLPLKVPDEAVELLRDRACAVRADFRITDANWDTVTRLCADLDGLPLAIELTASRLRTLTVEQAVDRLGDRFALLTGGSRTARPRQRSLRAAMEWSYELCSPAERLLWNRLSVFVGGFDLDAVEGICAGEGIPVREVLDLLDRLVAQSVVLPTEAEDVPRYRLLESVREYGGERLAESGEEERLLLRHRDFYLALATRVADGWYGPGQEKALVGLRVEHANLLAALAHDDDPQATLALAAALRFHWCAGGFLAEGRRQLDRALAAAPDPTPARAWALCAASWVALLQGDHGAADRWLAEAGELGEEQDDRVVCAHVVGFRGSLTAFQGRLAEAVPLLERAVEAHTAAEGEASAVFALFQLAAVRMELGNPAGAETARQVVAFSEAHGEQWARAHAMWTLSRYAWRQGDRAEALALVRAALEIERGFNEPLSAALMMETLAWITASYGEHKRAGLLLGSARRLWREVGADLSAFGPPLDEDHTRCKQSIVHALGPEAYEGALAVGGGYDSPRQAIDHALGAEGGSTVPAPAPNPLTRREREIAALVAKGMSNRQIATRLFLSPRTVDFHVGNIRAKLGFGTRTQVAGWWVSTQGPVE
- a CDS encoding SDR family NAD(P)-dependent oxidoreductase, translated to MTNVIDLFRLDGKVAVVTGASSGLGAGFARALAEAGADVVLAARRPDRLTETARQVQDTGRQAVRARSAGGRRMM